From Pseudanabaena sp. PCC 6802, one genomic window encodes:
- a CDS encoding type II secretion system F family protein → MPKYKVNLKNSQGRSLQQTVSAESVKDVSNLMRQKGFTVLDVSEVAEGFSFEKLSMSLQTVSVKDKAIFSRQLATLVNAGVSMVRGLGVMTDQASNPKMKVALKDILEDVQQGANFSDALRKHPKIFDRLYCAMVQAGETGGVLDDVLQRLAKLLEDSARLTNQIKSAMTYPVTVSILAVGIFVGMCVFIIPTFDGVFKQLGGDLPAFTQFLVGISNFLRSPAFITLPVGFFAFMAAYKWFYSTPAGKLYMDGVFLKLPLFGDLVVKTAVARFARTFGSLSRAGVPILSSLEITGETSGNQVITNALEEARKAVREGGQIAPAIEKQEVFPLMAIQMISIGEETGELDKMLMKVADFYENEVEEAVKALTSVMEPIMICVLGGMVGSILVGMYLPIFTIMDKIK, encoded by the coding sequence ATGCCTAAATATAAAGTCAATCTGAAAAACTCCCAAGGTAGAAGCCTGCAGCAAACGGTTTCTGCCGAATCAGTCAAGGATGTTAGTAACCTCATGCGTCAGAAGGGGTTCACAGTTCTGGACGTGAGCGAGGTCGCCGAAGGCTTCAGTTTTGAGAAGCTTTCCATGTCCCTTCAAACTGTTTCAGTTAAGGACAAGGCCATTTTCTCGCGCCAGCTAGCTACCCTTGTCAACGCAGGTGTATCTATGGTACGCGGTCTGGGTGTCATGACCGACCAGGCTTCCAATCCCAAGATGAAAGTAGCCCTGAAAGATATTTTAGAGGACGTGCAACAGGGAGCAAACTTTTCCGATGCGCTGCGCAAGCATCCCAAAATTTTCGATCGCCTGTACTGCGCTATGGTACAGGCAGGTGAAACTGGGGGCGTACTGGATGACGTATTACAGCGATTGGCCAAGTTGCTAGAAGATTCTGCCCGCTTGACTAACCAGATCAAATCCGCCATGACCTATCCAGTGACGGTATCGATTCTGGCAGTTGGTATTTTTGTGGGCATGTGCGTGTTTATCATACCTACCTTTGATGGGGTGTTTAAGCAATTGGGAGGAGATCTACCAGCATTTACACAATTTCTAGTAGGAATTAGTAATTTTCTACGAAGTCCAGCTTTTATTACTTTGCCTGTTGGTTTTTTTGCCTTCATGGCTGCCTATAAATGGTTTTACAGTACGCCTGCAGGCAAGCTGTATATGGATGGCGTGTTTCTCAAATTGCCCTTGTTTGGGGATCTCGTTGTCAAAACTGCTGTAGCGCGCTTTGCCCGTACGTTTGGTTCGCTATCTAGAGCAGGCGTACCAATTCTCAGTTCCTTGGAAATTACGGGCGAAACTTCTGGCAATCAGGTAATTACTAATGCACTCGAAGAAGCTAGAAAAGCGGTACGTGAGGGCGGCCAGATCGCACCCGCCATTGAAAAGCAGGAGGTTTTTCCACTGATGGCGATTCAGATGATTTCAATTGGGGAGGAGACTGGCGAACTCGATAAGATGTTGATGAAGGTGGCGGACTTCTACGAAAATGAAGTGGAAGAAGCAGTAAAAGCTCTGACCAGCGTGATGGAACCTATCATGATTTGCGTCTTAGGCGGCATGGTCGGCTCGATTCTAGTTGGCATGTACCTGCCCATTTTCACGATTATGGACAAAATTAAGTAA
- a CDS encoding type IV pilus twitching motility protein PilT, translating to MDYIIEDLMEEVVERKGSDIHISAGLPPYIRINGHLTPTDRDPLTPEECQRLIFAMLNNNQRKTFEQNWELDCSYGVKGLARFRVNVYKDRGTVAACLRALSSKIPDMEDLKLPPIVKELSEKPRGLVLVTGPTGSGKTTTLAAMIQTINKTRAEHILTVEDLIEFVYESIKSVIHQRQVGEDTKSFAAALRGALREDPDVILVGEMRDLETIQLAVTAAETGHLVFGTLHTSSAAQTIDRIIDVFPPEQQGQIRVQLSNSLVAVLSQTLIPRVNVQPGQFGRVMAQEIMIVTPAIANLIREGKTAQMYGFIQTGGKESMQTLESVLADLYREGEISFESAISKTSRPEELHRLVGPNPAPVIRKKGTYDPKQEVKSRSISG from the coding sequence ATGGACTACATTATTGAGGATCTGATGGAAGAAGTCGTGGAGCGTAAAGGCTCTGACATCCATATTTCCGCAGGTCTACCTCCCTATATCCGCATCAATGGCCACTTAACACCTACAGATCGAGATCCGCTGACACCTGAGGAATGTCAACGTCTGATTTTTGCCATGCTGAATAACAACCAGCGTAAGACCTTTGAACAGAATTGGGAATTAGATTGTTCCTATGGGGTAAAGGGACTGGCCCGATTCAGGGTTAACGTCTATAAGGATAGGGGTACAGTTGCTGCCTGTTTGCGGGCACTCTCTTCCAAAATTCCTGACATGGAGGATTTAAAGCTCCCGCCAATTGTTAAGGAACTGTCGGAAAAACCACGGGGGCTTGTTTTGGTGACTGGACCAACTGGATCGGGAAAAACTACAACGCTGGCAGCCATGATCCAGACCATTAATAAGACCAGAGCCGAGCACATTCTCACCGTTGAAGATCTGATCGAGTTTGTTTACGAGTCGATCAAGAGCGTAATTCACCAACGGCAGGTCGGCGAAGATACCAAGAGCTTTGCTGCGGCATTAAGAGGCGCTCTGCGCGAAGATCCAGATGTCATTCTGGTTGGGGAGATGCGCGATTTAGAAACGATCCAGCTTGCAGTTACAGCAGCAGAAACCGGTCACTTAGTATTTGGTACGTTGCATACTAGTTCCGCTGCTCAAACCATCGACCGGATTATCGATGTATTTCCACCAGAACAGCAGGGGCAAATTCGCGTCCAGTTATCCAACTCCCTAGTAGCTGTGCTCAGTCAAACCTTAATTCCCAGAGTTAACGTGCAACCAGGGCAGTTTGGGCGGGTGATGGCGCAGGAAATTATGATTGTCACGCCAGCTATCGCCAACCTGATCCGCGAAGGTAAGACAGCACAAATGTACGGTTTTATTCAAACGGGGGGGAAAGAGTCAATGCAGACTTTAGAGTCAGTCTTGGCAGATTTATATAGAGAAGGCGAAATTTCATTTGAGTCGGCAATTTCCAAAACCTCACGCCCTGAAGAACTGCACCGCCTTGTCGGCCCCAATCCTGCACCTGTGATCCGCAAGAAGGGAACCTACGATCCCAAGCAGGAAGTCAAATCTCGTTCGATCAGCGGTTAA